The following coding sequences lie in one Kribbella sp. NBC_00709 genomic window:
- a CDS encoding DUF3427 domain-containing protein: MESGIYDALVTNGLLEAIVAGEAGGQVAVLHDVDEADQPEVLARHVSDAVLRVLGSTRDQGKRVALVNDLLLRLAQNADGLPDGAVRQLHAVRPPTRPGTTTYGDTRPSTPLSDAALLTNSHGEPSLGPELRAEIDTSDEVDLICAFVKWYGLRLLEPELRRLRLRDAPFRVITTTYLGATDRAALDRLVNDFGAEVKIQYDVLRTRLHAKAWLFRRNTSFDTAYVGSSNLSRAALLDGVEWNVRLSRIATPGLLKKFGATFDTYWNDSTFESYDPARDRDRLDDALAEAGNRKTSDRVTVSLAGLEVRPRPYQAEMLEEIEVEREVHDRHRNLVVAATGTGKTVIAALDYRRLRDAALQRGEAAPSLLFVAHRREILQQSLRTYREVLADATFGEEYHSGTRPERWRHVFASVQALHAYDVKTMPADAFEILVVDEFHHAAAPTYQRLLNHLQPRELLGLTATPERTDGFDLLSYFGGRTAVELRLWEALSADLLCPFHYFGIADGTQLTDLQWKRGRYDERELEKLYTGNDSRAAIVLREVRDKLSDVTSMRALGFCVSIAHADYMAKVFNDAGIPARSVSGLTPSRERDQALRDLKDHRVNALFAADLFNEGLDLPEVNTVLFLRPTESPTVFLQQLGRGLRQADGKPVLTALDFVGHQRKEFRFDLRFRALTGNTRRGLERQVEQGFPLLPSGCEIVLDKVAQEVVLSNLRGQVTGRWQDMVKELKTQGEQTLPTFLEESGADLSDVLRTGRSWTALRRDAGLPTRQGSAHESGLLRRVRALAHVDDPERAQTYRRLFQDDGPSYDELAPTQRAYARMLFFSLWPNGGGFSSYADGLNALRQEHALRDELLEVTEFAMDHARHRTLRLGGRLNDLPLRVHAQYQREEILAALDYANLQRRPSTFQSGVVYAQERNADAFLVTLTKSEADYSPTTMYRDYAISPTLFHWESQSNTSVDSPTGQRYLNHRDLDTNILIFARQHKLTDLGTAPYLFLGPATYTTHTGSRPIAITWQLTHPMPTEVFQASSVVA; encoded by the coding sequence ATGGAGTCGGGGATATACGACGCGCTGGTCACGAATGGGTTGCTTGAGGCGATCGTGGCTGGTGAGGCGGGCGGACAGGTTGCTGTCCTTCATGATGTCGACGAGGCTGATCAGCCTGAGGTCCTGGCCCGGCATGTGAGTGACGCCGTACTGCGGGTGCTTGGCAGTACTCGTGATCAAGGGAAGCGGGTTGCGCTTGTCAACGACCTGCTCCTGCGTTTGGCGCAGAACGCCGACGGGCTGCCCGACGGCGCGGTTCGCCAACTGCACGCCGTACGTCCGCCCACTCGACCCGGCACCACCACGTACGGCGATACGCGTCCAAGTACTCCGTTGTCCGACGCGGCACTGCTGACCAACTCGCACGGTGAACCGTCCTTGGGGCCGGAGCTGCGCGCCGAGATCGACACCTCCGATGAGGTCGACCTCATCTGCGCATTCGTGAAGTGGTACGGCCTCCGCCTGCTCGAGCCCGAACTGCGGCGCCTGCGACTTCGTGACGCCCCGTTCCGCGTCATCACGACGACGTACCTCGGCGCAACTGATCGGGCGGCCCTCGACCGGCTCGTCAACGACTTCGGCGCCGAGGTGAAGATCCAGTACGACGTACTGCGCACCCGTCTGCACGCGAAGGCCTGGCTATTCCGACGGAACACTAGCTTCGACACGGCGTATGTCGGATCGTCAAATCTCTCGCGAGCCGCTCTGCTCGATGGCGTCGAATGGAATGTGCGGCTCTCGCGGATCGCCACGCCGGGTCTGCTGAAGAAGTTCGGCGCGACCTTCGACACCTATTGGAATGACTCGACCTTCGAGTCCTACGATCCAGCCCGGGACCGTGACCGCCTCGACGATGCGTTGGCAGAAGCGGGCAACCGCAAGACTTCGGATCGCGTCACGGTCTCACTCGCCGGCCTCGAAGTACGTCCGCGGCCGTATCAGGCCGAGATGCTCGAGGAGATCGAGGTCGAACGCGAAGTCCATGACAGACATCGCAACCTCGTCGTAGCAGCGACCGGTACAGGCAAAACGGTCATCGCCGCGCTCGACTACCGACGGCTGCGCGACGCCGCTCTTCAGCGTGGTGAGGCTGCGCCGTCGCTCCTGTTCGTCGCCCATCGACGAGAGATCCTCCAGCAATCACTCCGCACGTACCGCGAGGTTCTGGCCGACGCCACCTTCGGGGAGGAATACCACTCGGGTACGCGTCCCGAGCGGTGGCGACACGTATTCGCATCAGTGCAGGCCCTCCATGCGTACGACGTCAAAACGATGCCAGCAGACGCCTTCGAGATCCTCGTTGTCGATGAGTTCCACCACGCGGCTGCACCTACGTATCAACGCCTTCTCAACCACCTCCAGCCACGCGAACTGCTCGGTCTGACCGCGACACCGGAACGCACCGACGGCTTCGACCTGCTGAGCTACTTCGGCGGCAGAACAGCAGTCGAGCTGCGACTCTGGGAGGCTCTGTCAGCCGACCTTCTCTGTCCGTTCCACTACTTCGGCATCGCCGACGGCACTCAGCTGACAGATCTGCAATGGAAACGCGGCCGATACGACGAACGCGAGCTAGAGAAGCTCTACACCGGCAACGACAGCCGCGCAGCGATTGTCCTGCGCGAAGTCCGGGACAAGCTCTCCGACGTGACGTCGATGAGAGCGCTCGGCTTCTGCGTTTCGATCGCTCACGCCGACTACATGGCCAAGGTCTTCAACGATGCCGGCATCCCAGCACGGTCTGTCTCCGGACTGACTCCCAGCCGGGAGCGCGACCAGGCTCTTCGCGACTTGAAGGACCACCGCGTCAACGCGCTCTTCGCCGCAGACCTCTTCAATGAAGGACTCGACCTTCCCGAGGTCAACACCGTGCTCTTCCTCCGTCCGACCGAGAGTCCGACGGTCTTCCTCCAGCAACTGGGCCGCGGCCTGCGTCAGGCGGACGGCAAACCCGTCCTTACAGCACTCGACTTTGTCGGCCACCAACGCAAAGAGTTCCGTTTCGACCTACGCTTCCGGGCTCTCACCGGCAACACCCGCCGAGGCTTAGAGCGACAGGTTGAGCAGGGCTTCCCGCTCCTACCATCCGGGTGTGAGATCGTCCTCGACAAAGTCGCACAGGAAGTGGTCCTCTCCAATCTCCGAGGCCAAGTCACCGGACGCTGGCAAGACATGGTCAAGGAGCTCAAGACACAGGGCGAGCAGACCCTGCCGACCTTCCTCGAGGAGTCGGGTGCCGACCTCAGCGACGTACTGCGAACCGGCCGGAGCTGGACCGCTCTACGACGTGACGCCGGACTACCTACTCGTCAGGGTTCTGCCCACGAATCAGGTCTCCTGCGACGCGTGCGCGCTCTCGCCCACGTGGACGACCCCGAGCGGGCGCAAACCTATCGGCGTCTCTTCCAGGACGACGGCCCATCGTACGACGAACTCGCGCCGACCCAGCGTGCCTACGCCCGCATGCTGTTCTTCTCGCTCTGGCCCAACGGTGGCGGCTTCTCGTCGTACGCCGATGGGCTCAACGCACTCCGCCAAGAGCATGCACTACGCGACGAACTGCTCGAGGTGACTGAGTTCGCGATGGACCATGCCCGCCACCGCACCCTCCGACTCGGCGGCCGACTCAACGACCTCCCGCTCCGAGTGCATGCCCAATATCAACGCGAGGAAATCCTGGCCGCGCTCGACTACGCCAACCTCCAGCGACGCCCTAGCACGTTCCAATCCGGAGTCGTCTACGCCCAAGAACGGAACGCCGACGCGTTTCTCGTCACCCTGACGAAGTCCGAAGCGGATTACTCCCCCACAACGATGTACCGGGACTACGCAATCAGCCCGACGCTCTTCCATTGGGAGTCCCAGAGCAACACATCCGTCGACTCCCCCACAGGCCAGCGCTACCTCAACCACCGCGACCTAGACACCAACATCCTGATCTTCGCCCGCCAACACAAGCTCACCGACCTAGGCACCGCCCCCTACCTCTTCTTAGGCCCAGCCACCTACACCACCCACACCGGCAGCCGCCCCATAGCCATCACCTGGCAACTAACCCATCCCATGCCCACAGAGGTCTTCCAGGCATCATCGGTCGTCGCATAG
- a CDS encoding 6-phosphogluconolactonase, with the protein MTTPITVMPDAAQLGEAVAQRILEQLTTGRAIIGFPAGRSATPVATALRKSGARLDGLQIVMMDEYVTRRAGRWELLDPRTPHSCIGWAQRNLLGPLGLGPTSLLTPDPNDPEAFKDEILDRGGIDLFLLASGQGDGHVALNGPGTPRDAPTRVVELPESTRRDNMSTFPNLQSPADVPAYGVTIGTAELAELSHSAVMLLWGSNKADAFDRISQADRYDPLWPATIVHDCRNAGIYADEAAAQNSEREGVS; encoded by the coding sequence GTGACAACGCCAATCACCGTGATGCCCGACGCCGCCCAACTCGGCGAGGCCGTAGCCCAACGGATTCTGGAGCAACTGACAACCGGCAGGGCCATCATCGGCTTTCCCGCTGGCCGCAGCGCCACTCCGGTGGCAACTGCACTACGCAAATCCGGAGCCCGCCTGGACGGCCTTCAGATCGTGATGATGGACGAATACGTCACGAGGCGAGCCGGGCGCTGGGAGCTACTGGACCCGCGCACACCCCACAGTTGCATCGGCTGGGCCCAGCGGAACCTGTTGGGCCCCCTCGGCCTTGGTCCGACCAGTCTCCTCACCCCGGACCCCAACGATCCCGAAGCCTTCAAGGACGAGATCCTCGACCGAGGTGGCATCGATCTCTTCCTACTGGCCAGCGGTCAAGGTGACGGCCACGTCGCCCTCAACGGACCCGGTACGCCGCGGGACGCGCCCACACGCGTCGTCGAGCTGCCCGAGTCGACCCGCCGCGACAACATGTCCACGTTCCCGAATCTGCAGTCCCCCGCAGACGTTCCGGCGTACGGCGTCACCATCGGTACTGCGGAACTCGCGGAGCTCTCGCACTCCGCGGTGATGCTGCTCTGGGGATCGAACAAGGCGGACGCCTTCGACCGGATCAGCCAGGCCGACCGCTACGACCCGTTGTGGCCGGCAACCATCGTGCACGACTGCCGGAACGCCGGAATCTATGCGGACGAAGCAGCCGCACAGAACTCAGAACGAGAAGGAGTCTCATAA
- a CDS encoding aldo/keto reductase yields MDFTHLGRTGLSVSRIVLGTMNFGPHTEVGDAHAIMDAAHDKGINFFDTANGYGRAIYPGRTEEIIGEWFAKDPANRHKTVLATKVYGDMGDGWPNEGKLSALNIRRALDASLKRLQTDYIDLYQFHHVDRDTPWEEIWQAIEVAIQQGKILYAGSSNFAGWHIAQAQEAAARRNYIGLVSEQSIYNLLVRDVEREVLPAAQHYGLGVIPWSPLQGGLLGGVVRKENEGVRRLEGRSKETLERLRPQIEQYEAFADELGHEPGELALAWLLHQPAVTGPIVGPRTMEQLDSAVRAVDIKLDEKALTRLDEIFPGYKTSPEDYAW; encoded by the coding sequence ATGGACTTCACTCATCTTGGGCGTACTGGGTTGTCGGTTAGTCGGATCGTGCTGGGGACGATGAACTTCGGTCCTCACACCGAGGTGGGGGACGCGCACGCGATCATGGACGCGGCGCATGACAAGGGCATCAACTTCTTCGACACCGCGAACGGGTACGGGCGGGCCATCTACCCGGGGCGGACCGAGGAGATCATCGGCGAGTGGTTCGCCAAGGACCCTGCGAACCGGCACAAGACCGTACTGGCGACCAAGGTGTACGGCGACATGGGCGACGGCTGGCCGAACGAGGGCAAGCTGTCCGCGCTCAACATCCGGCGCGCGCTTGACGCGTCGCTGAAGCGGCTGCAGACGGACTACATCGACCTGTACCAGTTCCACCACGTCGACCGGGACACGCCGTGGGAGGAGATCTGGCAGGCGATCGAGGTCGCGATCCAGCAGGGCAAGATCCTGTACGCCGGATCCAGCAACTTCGCCGGCTGGCACATCGCCCAGGCGCAGGAGGCCGCGGCGCGGCGCAACTACATCGGCCTCGTCAGCGAGCAGTCGATCTACAACCTGCTCGTGCGCGACGTCGAGCGCGAGGTCCTGCCGGCCGCGCAGCACTACGGCCTCGGCGTGATCCCGTGGTCGCCGCTGCAGGGCGGTCTGCTCGGCGGCGTCGTACGCAAGGAGAACGAGGGCGTACGACGGCTCGAAGGCCGCTCGAAGGAGACGCTGGAGCGGCTGCGTCCGCAGATCGAGCAGTACGAGGCGTTCGCGGACGAGCTCGGCCACGAGCCGGGTGAACTCGCCCTCGCCTGGCTCCTGCACCAGCCGGCCGTCACCGGCCCGATCGTCGGCCCGCGCACCATGGAGCAGCTCGACTCCGCCGTCCGCGCAGTAGACATCAAACTCGACGAGAAGGCCCTCACCCGCCTCGACGAGATCTTCCCCGGCTACAAGACCTCCCCCGAGGACTACGCCTGGTAA
- a CDS encoding carbohydrate ABC transporter permease, translating to MISRFERVSNYVIVIALTVGVLFPVAWFVLTSLSPNTSGALDFSNIAWSNFTAAWHDGNLAHSMYASLVITVSAVLGQTVLAILSGYAFGILGVVGERFLFPVILLGMMVSTEVIVIPLYYEFQSIGLTNSWLGLVIIQLGMGVPFGTYWMRATFRALPRSVMDSAAVDGAGVWSVLWRILVPMARPAVLTLVLLSFMWTWNDFFLSLIFLGDPDKQTATVALGAFQGRHVLQVNLMAAGSLIVSLPVVALYLFFQREFISGVMAGAVKE from the coding sequence ATGATCTCCAGATTCGAACGCGTCTCGAACTACGTCATCGTCATCGCGCTGACGGTCGGAGTGCTGTTTCCGGTCGCGTGGTTCGTCCTGACCTCGCTCAGCCCCAACACGTCCGGAGCGCTGGATTTCTCCAACATTGCCTGGAGCAACTTCACGGCGGCCTGGCACGACGGGAACCTCGCGCACTCGATGTACGCGTCGCTGGTCATCACGGTGTCCGCAGTACTCGGACAGACCGTGCTCGCAATCCTTTCCGGGTACGCGTTCGGCATCCTCGGCGTGGTCGGCGAACGCTTCCTCTTCCCGGTCATCCTGCTGGGAATGATGGTCTCGACCGAAGTGATCGTCATCCCGCTGTACTACGAGTTCCAGAGCATCGGACTGACCAACTCCTGGCTGGGACTGGTCATCATCCAACTCGGAATGGGCGTGCCCTTCGGTACGTACTGGATGCGGGCGACCTTCAGAGCGCTCCCCCGCTCGGTGATGGATTCCGCCGCCGTCGACGGTGCCGGGGTGTGGAGCGTCTTGTGGCGCATTCTCGTCCCGATGGCGCGTCCCGCAGTACTCACCCTGGTCCTGCTTTCGTTCATGTGGACCTGGAACGATTTCTTCCTGTCCCTGATTTTCTTGGGAGATCCGGACAAGCAGACCGCGACCGTTGCCCTGGGCGCCTTCCAGGGGCGCCATGTGCTGCAGGTCAATCTGATGGCGGCCGGTTCGCTGATCGTTTCGCTGCCGGTCGTGGCTCTCTACCTGTTCTTCCAGCGCGAATTCATCAGCGGCGTCATGGCCGGCGCGGTCAAGGAGTGA
- a CDS encoding LysR family transcriptional regulator — translation MELRHLEHFVAVAEQKHFTRAAEAMSISQSGLSASIRALERELRASLFVRNTRSVELTEAGRALLCEGRRTLAAAEAAKDAVAAVQGLLRGHLTVGLEQCLGVVDVPALLAKFRSAYPAVEIEVRQGGSTPMLDELASGRLDVAFVATAGDPVDGLDLRPLSRESMVLVCAPDHRLAKSSRVTLDDLAGESFVDFDPTWGARAISDSAFTTAGVAHPVTIEVNDVHTLLALVAYDLGVALVPERIAAKHGDHVTVSLAPGAASAWQVSVAVPTGPAASLAADALIGMLPTTAVHA, via the coding sequence ATGGAGCTGAGGCACTTGGAACACTTCGTGGCGGTGGCCGAGCAGAAGCACTTCACGCGGGCGGCCGAGGCGATGTCGATCTCGCAGTCGGGGCTGTCCGCCTCGATCCGCGCGCTCGAACGCGAGCTCCGGGCGTCGCTGTTCGTCCGGAACACCCGGAGCGTGGAGCTCACCGAGGCGGGCCGGGCGCTGCTGTGCGAGGGCCGCCGTACCCTGGCCGCCGCCGAGGCCGCGAAGGACGCGGTCGCCGCGGTCCAGGGGCTGCTGCGCGGGCATCTGACTGTCGGGCTGGAGCAGTGCCTCGGCGTGGTCGATGTACCGGCGTTGCTCGCGAAGTTCCGCTCGGCGTACCCGGCTGTCGAGATCGAGGTCCGCCAGGGCGGCTCCACGCCGATGCTGGACGAGCTTGCCTCCGGCCGGCTCGACGTTGCGTTCGTCGCCACGGCGGGCGACCCGGTCGACGGGCTCGATCTCCGACCGCTGTCCCGCGAGTCCATGGTGCTCGTCTGCGCGCCGGACCACCGCCTCGCGAAGTCGTCCCGCGTCACCCTGGACGACCTGGCCGGCGAGTCGTTCGTCGACTTCGACCCGACCTGGGGCGCCCGGGCGATCTCGGACAGCGCGTTCACCACCGCCGGTGTCGCTCATCCCGTGACGATCGAGGTCAACGACGTACACACGCTGCTGGCCCTCGTCGCCTACGACCTCGGCGTGGCCCTCGTCCCCGAGCGCATCGCCGCCAAACACGGCGACCACGTCACCGTCTCCCTGGCCCCCGGCGCCGCCTCCGCCTGGCAAGTCTCAGTAGCCGTCCCCACCGGCCCCGCCGCCTCCCTAGCCGCCGACGCCCTCATCGGCATGCTCCCCACCACCGCGGTCCACGCATAA
- a CDS encoding ABC transporter substrate-binding protein → MVSRRNVLKSGAALGLFTLAGCAPQGTKASSAPATPAKSIDVAKAGAVTLTMLDFWGGDVASWVASAVKGFQAKYPNVTIKRTSVDWGQLTQTANLRLKEKNPPDIITVNNGWQSLGTLSKAGLVLNLDGYSKAFGWDKFPSTILRQTQFTSDGTQMGTGSLFATPVASSSLIGLYYNKTLLEKAGADVPTDLASFEDACAKAKAAGVIPIGYGSQDKGSSTAILLALQDLFGDQKKINDFVYSTGEVKAADIGMTEAAERLKSYQDKGWLTPNHAGIQYADAIDAFLKGKSAFRFEYTGTLAFKGNQKQEYGYLQLPQATGGKVVGTGASTAVALGSKCAHPDVAASFLDFLAGPQTAQYVVENGLLPLLNDVKAPADNPEFGTEIAGQRSLDKDNGYVPYFDWSTPSMLDTLGGQVQLLLAGRSAPDALVKAVQADYDKFQAGR, encoded by the coding sequence ATGGTCAGCAGGCGGAACGTGTTGAAGTCGGGGGCCGCGCTCGGACTGTTCACGCTGGCTGGATGCGCGCCGCAGGGCACCAAAGCGAGCAGCGCCCCGGCCACACCCGCCAAGTCGATCGACGTCGCCAAGGCCGGCGCGGTGACGCTGACCATGCTGGACTTCTGGGGCGGTGACGTCGCGAGCTGGGTGGCCAGCGCGGTGAAGGGGTTCCAGGCGAAGTACCCGAATGTGACCATCAAGCGCACGTCCGTCGACTGGGGTCAGTTGACCCAGACGGCCAATCTGCGGTTGAAGGAGAAGAACCCGCCGGACATCATCACGGTCAACAACGGCTGGCAGTCGCTGGGCACGTTGTCCAAGGCGGGCCTGGTGCTCAACCTCGACGGGTACTCGAAGGCGTTCGGCTGGGACAAGTTCCCGAGCACGATCCTGCGGCAGACCCAGTTCACGTCTGACGGCACGCAAATGGGCACCGGGTCCCTGTTCGCGACGCCCGTCGCCAGTTCGTCGCTGATCGGGCTGTACTACAACAAGACACTTCTCGAAAAGGCCGGTGCCGACGTGCCGACGGACCTCGCGTCCTTCGAGGACGCGTGCGCGAAGGCCAAGGCCGCGGGCGTGATTCCGATCGGCTACGGGTCGCAGGACAAGGGTTCGTCGACTGCGATTCTTCTTGCTCTGCAGGACCTTTTCGGCGATCAGAAGAAGATCAACGACTTCGTCTACTCGACCGGTGAGGTGAAGGCCGCCGACATCGGGATGACCGAAGCGGCCGAGCGGCTCAAGTCGTACCAGGACAAGGGGTGGCTGACGCCGAACCATGCCGGCATCCAGTACGCCGACGCGATCGACGCATTCCTCAAGGGCAAATCCGCGTTCCGGTTCGAGTACACGGGAACGCTGGCGTTCAAGGGCAATCAGAAGCAGGAGTACGGCTACCTGCAACTCCCCCAGGCCACCGGCGGAAAGGTCGTCGGTACGGGCGCTTCGACCGCCGTCGCACTCGGATCGAAATGCGCGCATCCGGACGTCGCCGCGTCGTTCCTCGATTTCCTCGCCGGCCCGCAAACCGCGCAGTACGTCGTCGAGAACGGCCTGCTCCCGCTGCTCAACGACGTCAAGGCGCCGGCGGACAACCCGGAGTTCGGCACCGAGATCGCGGGGCAGCGGTCGCTCGACAAGGACAACGGATACGTCCCGTACTTCGACTGGTCGACGCCCTCGATGCTCGACACCCTCGGCGGTCAGGTCCAATTGTTGCTGGCCGGCCGGAGCGCGCCGGATGCACTGGTGAAGGCGGTTCAGGCCGACTACGACAAGTTCCAGGCTGGACGATGA
- a CDS encoding family 4 glycosyl hydrolase, whose product MARIKMAYIGGGSSRAAGTMASFLWHGPEFAGSEVVLIDKDPERLEIVRRIAEKLAAQGGDGITVTATTDQRAGLTDVDAVLTSFRPGNFDARALDERIPIKHGVIGQETQGPGGFFMALRSINDMRGITDDLQAVAPNAVIFNYTNPVNIVSQAVADYTPIPIYSMCEGPLVFPPVVLRAAGLDPERARVTMAGVNHNCWSYEHLYDGKDVMPLLEAAWEERKDDPTLDDNSKRALHLAVVMQSIPSDYFNYYYFRNEVFRAQQAAPRTRSEVIMNEVPGYWDHYREQAESSHPELDPARSRGGIHELELAIDVMSAYYNDTGARLPVNLPNAERALPGFDAETVVEVYCTVNRKGCHIEPQQPLPLAVRGITRQLADYQMLAAKAAWEGNRADAIRALIANPLVPDLAVAEPLYDEMAAAHSAYLPERLLR is encoded by the coding sequence ATGGCTCGAATCAAGATGGCCTACATCGGCGGCGGATCCTCCAGAGCGGCCGGCACCATGGCCTCGTTCTTGTGGCACGGGCCTGAGTTCGCGGGCTCGGAAGTGGTGCTGATCGACAAGGACCCGGAGCGGCTGGAGATCGTCCGCCGGATCGCGGAGAAGCTCGCCGCACAAGGCGGTGACGGCATTACGGTCACGGCGACCACGGACCAGCGCGCCGGCCTGACCGACGTCGACGCCGTACTGACCAGCTTCCGTCCCGGCAACTTCGACGCGCGGGCACTCGACGAGCGCATCCCGATCAAGCACGGCGTCATCGGGCAGGAAACGCAAGGCCCTGGTGGGTTCTTCATGGCGCTGCGTTCGATCAACGACATGCGCGGCATCACCGACGACCTGCAGGCAGTCGCCCCGAACGCGGTGATCTTCAACTACACCAACCCGGTCAACATCGTCTCGCAGGCGGTCGCGGACTACACGCCGATCCCGATCTACTCGATGTGCGAGGGGCCGCTCGTGTTCCCGCCCGTCGTACTCCGGGCCGCCGGGCTCGACCCCGAGCGGGCCAGGGTCACGATGGCCGGCGTGAACCACAACTGCTGGAGCTACGAACATCTGTACGACGGCAAGGACGTCATGCCCTTGCTCGAAGCGGCCTGGGAAGAGCGCAAGGACGACCCGACGCTCGACGACAACTCCAAGCGGGCGCTGCACCTCGCCGTGGTCATGCAGTCCATCCCGTCGGACTACTTCAACTACTACTACTTCCGCAACGAGGTGTTCAGGGCGCAGCAGGCCGCGCCGCGGACCCGCTCCGAAGTGATCATGAACGAGGTGCCTGGGTACTGGGACCACTACCGCGAGCAGGCCGAGTCCAGCCACCCTGAGCTCGACCCGGCCCGGTCGCGGGGCGGAATCCACGAACTGGAGCTGGCCATCGACGTCATGAGCGCGTACTACAACGACACGGGCGCCCGCCTGCCCGTCAACCTTCCGAACGCCGAGAGAGCGCTCCCCGGGTTCGATGCCGAGACTGTGGTCGAGGTCTATTGCACGGTGAACCGGAAGGGCTGCCACATCGAGCCGCAACAACCGCTGCCGCTCGCGGTGCGGGGCATCACGCGCCAGCTCGCCGACTACCAGATGCTCGCGGCGAAGGCCGCCTGGGAAGGAAATCGGGCCGACGCGATCCGCGCGCTCATCGCGAATCCGCTGGTTCCCGATCTGGCCGTCGCCGAGCCCTTGTACGACGAGATGGCCGCCGCGCATTCGGCGTACCTGCCGGAGAGACTTCTCCGGTGA
- a CDS encoding GntR family transcriptional regulator, whose amino-acid sequence MTEPAVERVKKRIREGIVRGKYPSGSRLPSERQFALETGLSRMTVRAGFQAASDDGLIAPSPQRGWYVRDLVLREPPSRLQSFTEMAHELGFRPSSEILDHRERPATLDEAHRLHLAPTAPVTAIRRLRGMDGRPVTVEDLVIPVAVAPWLADTDLTDASLYELFSTHGLEFAYSRYTVQAQNATETLAALLNLPAAAAILVATEIAYTQDTTPLLSGTNHYRGDAYQFTADLTR is encoded by the coding sequence GTGACAGAGCCCGCCGTTGAGCGCGTCAAGAAACGGATCCGCGAGGGGATCGTCCGCGGGAAGTACCCGAGCGGAAGCCGCCTGCCGAGCGAGCGGCAGTTCGCGCTGGAGACCGGACTCAGCCGGATGACCGTCCGCGCCGGCTTCCAGGCCGCCTCCGACGACGGCCTCATCGCCCCGTCACCCCAACGCGGCTGGTACGTCCGAGACCTTGTACTGCGCGAGCCCCCGAGCCGGCTCCAGTCCTTCACCGAGATGGCCCACGAACTCGGCTTCCGCCCCAGCTCCGAAATCCTCGACCACCGCGAACGCCCCGCCACCCTCGACGAGGCCCACCGCCTCCACCTCGCCCCCACCGCCCCCGTAACAGCCATCCGCCGCCTCAGAGGCATGGACGGCCGCCCGGTAACCGTCGAAGACCTCGTCATCCCCGTCGCCGTCGCCCCCTGGCTCGCCGACACCGACCTGACCGACGCGTCCCTCTACGAACTCTTCTCCACCCACGGCCTCGAGTTCGCCTACTCCCGCTACACAGTCCAAGCCCAAAACGCCACCGAAACCCTCGCCGCCCTCCTCAACCTCCCCGCCGCCGCCGCCATCCTGGTAGCCACCGAAATCGCCTACACCCAAGACACCACCCCCCTCCTATCCGGCACCAACCACTACAGAGGCGACGCCTACCAATTCACCGCCGACCTAACCCGCTAA
- a CDS encoding carbohydrate ABC transporter permease gives MSVLAIGRTKARTRTVSRQARKRRWIGLLFLSPALLLYGAIVLVPLLQTVNYSFYKWDGVSEPTWVGLRNYLEFGRDPRMYAAFGHVLVLIVMFGLIPLALGLISAALLSRAKIRGEGIYRWFLFLPQVLTSVVVAIIWKRIYAPDGPLNGLLRAVGLGQLTRNWLGDFTWALPSLGMIGVWGGFGFTMVLFLAGILAIPDELYEAARLDGSSRWQEFWLITLPSLRGQMAIALTLTITGALRTFDMVYITTQGGPGTATTTPALLLYQLAFVNPDVGRASATGVVLAVLCLGIAVGITRIMENKDR, from the coding sequence ATGAGCGTTCTGGCGATCGGGCGCACGAAAGCGAGAACGCGAACCGTCTCGCGGCAAGCCCGCAAACGACGCTGGATCGGCCTGCTCTTCCTCTCCCCCGCACTCCTGCTGTACGGCGCGATCGTGCTCGTGCCGCTGCTGCAAACGGTCAACTACTCGTTCTACAAATGGGACGGCGTCAGCGAACCGACCTGGGTCGGACTGCGCAACTACCTCGAATTCGGCCGCGATCCACGGATGTACGCCGCGTTCGGCCACGTCCTCGTACTGATTGTGATGTTCGGCCTGATCCCGCTCGCACTCGGACTGATCAGTGCGGCCCTGCTGAGCCGCGCGAAGATCCGCGGCGAAGGCATCTACCGATGGTTCCTCTTTCTCCCGCAGGTGTTGACGAGTGTCGTGGTCGCCATCATCTGGAAACGCATCTACGCGCCGGACGGCCCGTTGAACGGCTTGTTGCGCGCGGTCGGGCTGGGCCAGCTCACTCGTAACTGGCTCGGTGACTTCACCTGGGCGCTACCGTCGCTCGGCATGATCGGCGTCTGGGGCGGCTTCGGTTTCACCATGGTGCTGTTCCTCGCCGGGATTCTCGCCATTCCGGACGAGCTGTACGAGGCTGCACGATTGGACGGCTCGTCGCGGTGGCAGGAGTTCTGGCTGATCACGCTGCCGAGCCTGCGCGGCCAAATGGCGATCGCGCTCACCCTGACCATCACCGGTGCGCTCAGGACCTTCGACATGGTCTACATCACCACCCAAGGCGGCCCCGGTACGGCGACGACGACGCCGGCGCTTCTCCTTTACCAGTTGGCATTCGTCAACCCTGACGTCGGCAGGGCGTCCGCGACCGGCGTCGTACTGGCCGTCCTGTGTCTCGGGATCGCGGTCGGTATCACGCGGATCATGGAGAACAAAGACCGATGA